A section of the Drosophila subobscura isolate 14011-0131.10 chromosome A, UCBerk_Dsub_1.0, whole genome shotgun sequence genome encodes:
- the LOC117903668 gene encoding multiple inositol polyphosphate phosphatase 1-like isoform X3, protein MLKPFPIMLLPLLLATVLVLSVLADPDTQAAAACSSLPRADIERHLSTKTPYRAIANLDETPPQYAGCHPTRIWSVIRHGSRNPSKKVILRAQQRLVELQQRLLSQPRANLCPDEMQQLRDWSWGHLNAAEDEKLLVAEGEDELIELAERMQLRFPSLLPDIYDPAWYYLKYTATQRTLKSAQSFATGLFGRHRIHAVRYPPPVYRDPVLRFYKLCDRWRTDVDKNPETFINARRFSDEPEMQSAVEQVRSSTQLPDLRPDDVELMYMVCAFETAWQRRRQRASVWCSFFDVASLRALEFAKDLEYYWNDGYGYELTHRIACPAIADMFAAIDPDEYPPQGQAMPRANATFYFTHSGTLLKLLAHLGLARDQEALTHKHFGSERLWRTSEIDAFATNLAFLRYECEQEPPRVLVLHQERVVRLPGCPQNEDLCPLATLRRLYAHSVESCDFEALCQANDV, encoded by the exons ATGCTAAAACCATTCCCAATtatgttgctgccacttctgctGGCCACTGTACTAGTACTGTCAGTATTAGCCGATCCCGATACccaggctgcggctgcctgcagcaGCCTCCCGCGGGCCGACATAGAGCGGCATTTGTCCACCAAGACGCCCTACAGGGCCATAGCCAACTTAGACGAGACGCCACCGCAGTACGCGG GCTGCCACCCCACTCGAATTTGGTCGGTCATTCGTCATGGCAGCCGCAATCCCAGCAAGAAGGTCATATTGCGCGCCCAGCAGCGGCTCGTGGAgttgcagcagcggctgctcaGCCAGCCTCGTGCTAATCTCTGCCCTGACgaaatgcagcagctgcgtgaCTGGAGCTGGGGGCACCTGAACGCTGCCGAGGATGAGAAGCTGCTTGTGGCCGAGGGTGAGGATGAGCTGATCGAGCTGGCAGAACGGATGCAGCTGCGCTTCCCCTCGCTATTGCCGGACATCTACGACCCCGCCTGGTACTACCTGAAGTACACGGCAACCCAGAGGACGCTCAAGAGCGCCCAGAGTTTTGCGACCGGTCTGTTTGGTCGTCATCGCATACACGCGGTGCGCTATCCCCCACCTGTGTATCGAGATCCCGTGCTTAGG TTCTATAAACTCTGCGATAGATGGAGAACTGACGTCGATAAGAATCCCGAAACTTTTATTAATGCACGCCGGTTCAGCGATGAGCCGGAGATGCAGTCAGCAGTGGAGCAGGTGCGGAGCAGCACACAGTTGCCGGACCTCCGGCCCGACGACGTGGAGCTCATGTACATGGTGTGCGCCTTCGAGACGgcctggcagcggcggcggcaacgcGCCTCCGTCTGGTGCAGCTTCTTCGATGTGGCCAGCCTGAGGGCTCTGGAGTTTGCCAAGGATCTGGAGTACTACTGGAAcgatggctatggctatgagCTGACCCACCGCATTGCCTGTCCGGCAATAGCAGATATGTTTGCAGCCATCGA TCCAGACGAGTACCCGCCACAGGGCCAGGCCATGCCGCGTGCCAATGCCACGTTCTACTTCACCCACTCGGGCAcactgctgaagctgctggccCATCTGGGTCTGGCCAGGGACCAGGAGGCACTCACCCACAAGCATTTCGGCAGCGAGCGTCTCTGGCGCACCAGCGAAATCGATGCCTTTGCGACCAACTTGGCTTTTCTGCGCTACGA ATGCGAGCAGGAGCCGCCTCGCGTCTTGGTGCTGCATCAGGAGCGTGTAGTccggctgcctggctgcccaCAGAACGAGGATCTTTGCCCGCTTGCCACGCTGCGCCGCCTGTATGCGCACAGCGTGGAGAGCTGCGACTTTGAGGCCCTCTGCCAGGCCAACGACGTTTAA
- the LOC117903668 gene encoding regulatory-associated protein of mTOR-like isoform X1, whose translation MPPHKWTDETRDASCYYADADDAANRRHPSSSSLDDDDDDDDADDEQEAFCAGDRPLIRGGGGGVGGGGNGGGEPLLFPNNRTNSNNSNNSNNSSSSSNGSAIDIGSLMIGQDGPSKTIASSNRPPHEREWEREWEREWERAWEREWERVRGDRDGDWRSQFAGGPSLLVQLFHFDVVPNGFHFGHSEHDDSRISFSFTAKRHLELIEGLKYERQAWRIRERMKTASVALVLCLNIGVDPPDVVKIQPCSRLECWIDPSSVSPPKAMELIGSNLQMQYERWQPRARYKKCHDPTVDDVKKLCTSLRRNAKGERILFHYNGHGVPKPTANGEIWVFNKTFTQYIPLSIFELITWMSAPSIYVYDCSNAGIIINSFQPYAEQHEHELEKALAIAQQRGLAHLQPGSGSGSAAAAAAAAAAAAANVQLPTQLVSYKNCIHLAACAANEILPMNAQLPADLFTSCLTTPINIALKWYAMQEKLGMVPRIQSELIDKIPGKVNDRRTMMGELNWIFTAITDTIAWNTLPRELFQRLFRQDLLVASLFRNFLLAERILRSHDCTPVSLPALPPCYRHPMWKAWDLVVDLALQQLPEILDHSAPYRQLPFFEHQLTAFQVWLDSESESRTPPEQLPIVLQVLLSQVHRLRALELLARFLDLGPWAVNLALGVGIFPYVLKLLQSSTRELRPVLVFIWAKILAVDPSCQVDLVKEYKYFLSVLQDGSVSKEHRSLSAFVLASIVHNFLLGQTNALQGPLLSICLEQLNDHSWLLRQWLAICLGMLWQNFEKARWSGARDLAHEKLYVLLRDSIPEVRAAAVFALGTFISSVTDRSEQQANNIDRIIAITLLETVGEDMSPLVRLELVAAVQWMVLLFESQFVAVYLAEHMRSSHAASTFVMLQGGNALPAGAHGLASSTHSLERHVTMRRGVSSSSISNMGTGTGAGAGQGQGQPGAAAGAAGGSSRSGKSSGERSGSVGGVGVGVGAAAGGVAGGTNSIPFQSIFTKLWLGICQLAQDPFPQVAATALKIVHHVRDTALCPIMAAKEATMATASEKCNSLSVSLPPSPNTRVTYLGGAVGAGQSPPVGCNTSGGNASASGGTTTAGASHWAQKLRLSGSASGGGGAAAGAAAGDPQMILQRKLRTSSINDETDSGPAYVRGGGGGGGGAAAGGLGLGLGPALGAEAAGGSHSARSSGSESNHYHEPGSKGHGSHGQALQPIVQTEFIPWAISYFTRPGKHRYSSAEGSAEGEQRYPVDRNSQELRTRRYRYQRNELIRRQARRPQQPQSEQSGSLGPARRPQHGQSSDQFGYDVCSWSRKTQFTPSIVKLLPYESQIAVAYREKVLVYDFVWNSVRTYAAEALAGHGTATGTGTGTGTGASCGGSGSGSTSGSSSSLNGSTPRKHSTGLSGLMAVPTFARVSSIEFLNAQDQALTLVAHDDGVVRVWQPPPLGEEAAAGSGQQQQQPKSRLITAWTALAPVSGASQLTGAVASTAAGSSTRQRSSMAGSGGSGGKSGADQAGSAGLSSSLGSSSIITAWQQYSQRLVVGGGGCRFLRIWDVERELRLSDIQLRRNETTVRVLSPYLPNQSCELILAGCEDGSVQLIDMRCATRYAPVCVYKPRRHDAPILHAYMRPNEPLLVAGCENGTVSVVDVRNGGARFPIGTGDRVLYQWDAGSDITAISSHQIEGTVACGNATKICIYSLKGDLQKVLRTNEGFIGPKIGHPTCLSFHAYKAQLAVGFVDNMVAIYSPTPVL comes from the exons GGCGGTAACGGTGGCGGTGAACCGCTGCTGTTCCCCAACAACCGcacgaacagcaacaacagcaacaatagcaacaacagcagcagcagcagcaacggtaGCGCCATCGACATTGGCAGCCTAATGATCGGCCAGGATGGCCCCTCCAAGACAATCGCCTCCTCGAACAGGCCGCCACATGAGCGCGAATGGGAGCGGGAATGGGAGCGGGAATGGGAGCGGGCGTGGGAGCGCGAATGGGAGCGTGTTCGTGGCGATCGCGATGGTGACTGGCGCAGCCAGTTCGCCGGCGGCCCCTCGCTGCTCGTGCAACTCTTTCACTTCGATGTGGTGCCCAATGGCTTCCACTTCGGGCACAGCGAGCACGACGACTCGCGCATCTCGTTCTCGTTCACCGCCAAGCGGCATCTGGAGCTCATCGAGGGCCTGAAGTACGAGCGCCAGGCCTGGCGCATACGGGAGCGCATGAAGACGGCCAGCGTCGCGCTGGTGCTCTGCCTGAACATTGGCGTTGATCCGCCGGACGTGGTGAAGATACAGCCCTGCTCCCGCCTCGAGTGCTGGATCGATCCCAGCTCCGTGTCGCCGCCCAAGGCCATGGAGCTGATCGGCAGCAATCTCCAGATGCAGTACGAACGCTGGCAGCCACGCGCCCGCTACAAGAAGTGCCATGACCCCACCGTCGACGATGTCAAGAAGCTCTGCACCTCGCTGCGTCGCAATGCCAAGGGGGAGCGCATCCTCTTCCACTACAACGGCCACGGCGTGCCCAAGCCGACGGCCAATGGCGAGATTTGGGTCTTCAACAAGACCTTCACCCAGTACATACCGCTGAGCATCTTCGAGCTCATCACCTGGATGTCGGCGCCCTCGATCTACGTCTACGACTGCTCCAACGcgggcatcatcatcaactcGTTCCAGCCGTACGCCGagcagcacgagcacgagctcGAGAAGGCGCTGGCCATAGCCCAGCAGCGTGGCTTGGCCCATCTACAgccgggctctggctctggctcggcagcggccgccgccgccgccgccgctgctgctgccgccaatGTGCAGCTGCCGACGCAGCTGGTGAGCTACAAGAACTGCATCCATTTGGCAGCGTGTGCGGCCAACGAGATACTCCCCATGAATGCCCAGCTGCCGGCGGATCTCTTCACCAGCTGCCTGACCACGCCCATCAACATTGCCCTCAAGTGGTACGCGATGCAGGAGAAGTTGGGCATGGTGCCGCGCATCCAAAGCGAATTGATTGACAAGATACCAG gCAAAGTCAACGATCGACGCACCATGATGGGCGAACTGAATTGGATCTTCACGGCCATCACGGACACGATAGCCTGGAATACGCTGCCGCGCGAGCTGTTCCAGCGCCTGTTTCGCCAGGATCTGCTGGTGGCCAGCCTCTTTCGGAACTTTCTGCTTGCGGAGCGCATACTGCGGAGCCACGACTGCACGCCCGTCTCGCTGCCAGCGCTGCCGCCCTGCTACCGCCATCCGATGTGGAAGGCGTGGGACCTGGTGGTGGAtctggcgctgcagcagctgccggagATACTCGACCACAGCGCACCGTATCGCCAGCTGCCGTTCTTCGAGCACCAGCTGACCGCCTTTCAGGTGTGGCTCGactcggagtcggagtcgcgCACACCGCCCGAGCAGCTGCCGATtgtgctgcaggtgctgctcTCCCAGGTGCATCGACTGCGCGCCCTGGAGCTGCTCGCACGCTTCCTCGATCTCGGACCCTGGGCCGTCAATCTGGCCCTGGGCGTCGGCATTTTTCCGTAcgtgctgaagctgctgcagagctCGACGCGCGAGCTGCGGCCGGTGCTGGTGTTCATTTGGGCCAAGATATTGGCCGTGGATCCCAGCTGCCAGGTGGATCTGGTCAAGGAGTACAAGTACTTTCTGTCCGTGCTGCAGGATGGCAGCGTCTCCAAGGAGCACCGCAGCCTCTCCGCCTTCGTGCTCGCCTCCATCGTGCACAACTTCCTGCTCGGCCAGACGAACGCGCTGCAGGGACCGCTGCTCTCCATATGCCTGGAGCAGCTGAACGATCACAGCTGGCTGCTGCGCCAGTGGCTGGCCATCTGCCTGGGCATGCTCTGGCAGAACTTCGAGAAGGCCCGCTGGTCAGGGGCCCGCGACCTGGCCCACGAGAAGCTCTACGTCCTGCTGCGTGACTCGATACCGGAGGTGCGTGCCGCTGCCGTCTTTGCGCTGGGCACCTTCATCAGCTCCGTGACGGATcgcagcgagcagcaggcgAACAACATTGACCGGATCATTGCCATCACGCTGCTGGAGACTGTCGGCGAGGACATGTCGCCGCTGGTGCGCCTCGAGCTGGTCGCCGCCGTGCAGTGGATGGTGCTGCTCTTCGAGTCGCAGTTCGTGGCCGTCTACCTGGCCGAGCATATGCGCAGCAGCCACGCCGCCTCCACCTTTGTGATGCTGCAGGGCGGCAACGCCCTGCCCGCGGGCGCCCACGGCCTCGCCTCGTCCACCCACAGCCTGGAGCGGCATGTGACGATGCGTCGCGGCGTCAGCTCCAGTTCCATCTCGAATATGGGCACGGGAACGGGCGCGGGCgcgggccagggccagggccaaccaggagcagcagcaggcgccgCCGGAGGCAGCAGTCGGAGCGGCAAGAGCAGCGGCGAGCGCTCGGGCTCCGTGGGAGGCgtcggagtgggagtgggagcggcAGCTGGCGGCGTGGCCGGAGGCACCAACAGCATACCCTTCCAGTCGATCTTCACCAAGCTGTGGCTCGGCATCTGCCAGCTGGCCCAGGATCCGTTCCCCCAGGTGGCGGCCACCGCACTGAAGATTGTCCACCACGTGCGCGACACCGCCCTGTGTCCGATTATGGCCGCCAAGGAGGCCACCATGGCCACGGCCTCGGAGAAGTGCAACAGCCTGAGCGTCAGTCTGCCGCCCAGCCCCAACACGCGCGTCACCTACCTGGGTGGTGCCGTGGGCGCCGGCCAGTCGCCGCCTGTGGGCTGCAACACGAGCGGCGGgaatgccagcgccagcggcgGCACCACAACTGCGGGCGCCAGCCACTGGGCACAGAAGCTGCGGCTGTCGGGCAGTGCcagtggtggaggaggagccgctGCAGGTGCCGCAGCGGGGGATCCGCAGATGATATTGCAGCGCAAGCTGCGGACAAGCTCGATCAACGATGAGACTGACAGCGGACCGGCCTATGTgcgtggcggcggcggcggaggaggaggagctgccgcCGGTGGActaggactgggactgggaccggCACTGGGAGCAGAGGCAGCCGGTGGCAGCCACTCGGCacggagcagcggcagcgagagCAATCATTACCACGAGCCGGGCAGCAAGGGTCACGGCAGCCACGGACAGGCGCTGCAGCCGATTGTCCAGACCGAGTTCATACCGTGGGCCATCTCGTACTTCACGCGACCGGGCAAGCATCGCTACAGCTCGGCGGAGGGCAGTGCGGAGGGGGAGCAGCGCTATCCCGTCGATCGCAACTCCCAGGAGCTGCGCACGCGTCGCTATCGCTACCAGCGCAACGAGCTGATCCGCCGACAGGCGCGACgcccacagcagccacaaagcgAACAGAGCGGCAGCCTGGGCCCGGCACGGCGGCCACAGCATGGCCAGAGCTCCGATCAGTTTGGGTACGACGTctgcagctggagccggaAGACGCAGTTCACGCCGTCGATTGTCAAGCTGCTGCCGTACGAGTCCCAGATAGCCGTCGCCTACCGCGAGAAGGTGCTCGTCTACGATTTTGTGTGGAACTCGGTGCGCACCTATGCGGCGGAGGCGTTGGCAGGCCACGGCACAgccaccggcaccggcaccggcacgggcacgggcgcCAGttgcggcggcagcggctctGGCTCAACCTCGGGCTCCTCGTCGTCGCTGAACGGCAGCACGCCACGCAAGCACTCGACGGGGCTGTCCGGACTGATGGCCGTGCCCACGTTCGCGCGTGTCAGCAGCATTGAGTTCCTGAACGCCCAGGACCAGGCCCTCACGCTGGTGGCCCACGACGATGGTGTCGTCAgggtgtggcagccaccgccgctggGCGAGGAGGCAGCGGCTGGATcgggccagcagcaacagcagcccaaGTCTCGCCTCATTACCGCCTGGACAGCGCTGGCGCCGGTGAGTGGCGCCAGCCAGCTGACGGGTGCCGTTGCCAGCACTGCCGCAGGATCGAGCACgaggcagcgcagcagcatgGCGGGCAGCGGCGGGAGCGGCGGCAAGAGTGGCGCAGATCAAGCGGGCAGCGCGGGACTGAGCAGCAGCTTGGGGAGCTCCAGCATTATCACGGCGTGGCAGCAGTACAGCCAGCGGCTGGTggtgggcggcggtggctgccgcTTCCTGCGCATCTGGGACGTGGAGCGGGAGCTGCGACTGAGCGACATTCAGCTGCGCCGCAACGAGACGACGGTCCGCGTGCTCAGCCCCTACTTGCCCAACCAGAGCTGCGAGCTGATACTCGCGGGCTGCGAGGACGGCAGCGTCCAGCTGATCGACATGCGCTGCGCCACACGCTATGCCCCCGTCTGCGTGTACAAGCCGCGACGCCACGATGCGCCCATCCTGCACGCGTACATGCGACCCAATGAGCCGCTCCTGGTGGCCGGCTGCGAGAACGGAACGGTCAGCGTGGTGGATGTGCGAAATGGCGGCGCCAGATTCCCCATTGGCACCGGGGACCGGGTGCTGTACCAGTGGGATGCCGGCAGCGACATCACAGCCATTTCCAGCCACCAAATCGAGGGCACTGTGGCGTGCGGCAATGCCACCAAGATCTGCATCTACTCGCTGAAGGGTGATCTGCAGAAGGTGCTGCGCACCAACGAGGGATTCATTGGGCCCAAGATCGGGCATCCCACCTGTCTATCCTTCCACGCGTACAAGGCGCAGCTGGCAGTGGGATTTGTGGACAACATGGTCGCGATCTACAGTCCCACGCCAG TTCTATAA